The DNA region TTCAGAAGTGGAATGAACCCCAGTGTAAGTAGGTAAtggagcttggtgatgtgtCCCTGCAACTGCCGTGAACACCCTATTCATTCGTGGGGGTATACTGGTTACCTGTCCCTCTTACACGCCTTCACTCGATACCTTTTGGATGTGGTATTGCAGGTGGGCGGGCCGTGCCTGGGGGACATGACAAAACGAGACCGAGGTTCCCGACCCCCAATACCTACCTGACTGAGCTGGGAACCTGGTGGCTCTGGGAAGATACGTGCTCAGTTCACTTGTGGGATGTTTCTTCCAAGGCATCAACATGTCGCTGTCCTTGCCTTTGTAAGCACATGTGAGCAGTCATAAAAAGTTGAGCAGTGAGGTTCCATCAGAGGTCCGGACTGCACTGCTGGACACCTCAGAGCGGCCCAGTATTTGTTGCGTGCTGGTGGCTTGCATGGGGTCCCTGGTGCTGCTGATCCCCAACGAATAAGAAATGGCTGGCCACCGTCATGCAGCAGCGTGCCATTCCGAGGCTCGCAACGGAGCAGCTGTGGGAATTCCACCACGTAAGTGGAACTTCGCCGAAATCAACTAGCAATAGCGTAAATGAGCGGCCCGCGACGGGATGTGAGGAAAACCCAAGAAGCTGGCcgtggatgtggatgtggcCAAGCACCAAGTTGGATGAAGCAACCGGGAATGATACCGGGGGGGCTTCTCTGGGTCATCCCCCCCACAAAAGATGCCTGAACTATTGGCGGGATTTAATCCGGTACTATGCGAGCGGGTCCCTGGCCCCGCTGTTGGTCCATTTCACTTGTCCAAGGAGAGCTTTGACAGGTGAGAACGAGGAGGGCAGATAGGTATTGGCTCTGTCGTTCGCCGGTCTCCCTCTGAGCCTGTCACGATGCAGGCAATAAATGGCCTAGAGATAAACGAGCGAATGGTCTCCCTTGGGACACGAACGCTGCCTGTCAGCCGAGCCACGACGAATCGCGAGCGgcccgaggaggggggggagaaaaGGTGAGTAtgtgtgctggtggtgatgaggttaTCGCGACGGCCGATAAGCCATATAACGACATGGGTCTAGGATTGTAACAAGGACCTAGAGGGCATGCTCCGTCCTGCCCTGAACCCTTCGAGCATTGCGTCCCTGTGTCCCTTTGGTAGGTCGCTTCGGGGACTCGGAGCACTGCGCTGTCGATCGACCAAACTGTCAAACTAGGGTCCCAGACAGCTCAATGCTTTTTGTCGCTCTGCCACGTTCGATGTGCATTCTCATACCGAATACTTGCATGCTTCTTTTGGCAAATGTCTCTTCTCTGTCACTGATAACTCCCTTGAGCCCGCCGTGGCCCACGAAGCTAAAAGCAGCCGTCCCTTGGAACTGACACCACGAGTCTGGCGTCAACACTCCAGTTAGGTATACATCACCAAGCTTCGCACCCCAGTCAACTGCGGAAAACAAGGGCCCAGGATCGGCCACACTTGAGCAAGGTGGCGCCGGGGAACTGAGGCACTGCGCGCGATTGCGGATTCGGTACCCAAAAGCCAAGCAGCCTCACCACGTTCGGTCCTCTTCACAAGACTTCGCACCTCGGCAAGCGTATGAACTGTCCAACCACTGTCCTGGGCCTGTGGCTGGAACAGTCCATGAGCGTCGGCTCTGCTAATTACTGCATATTGGCGTCCCCCTACAACACGTTGCGACCTCTCCGACCACATTATTTGGGAAATTGACACAGCTGCGTCAATCTTGGCATGAAACCCAAGAGGGGAGGCAGAGAAACCGTGCCCAGTGACCCCCCGGGGTGTCTCAGAGACAGCTTACCAGGCAGAGTCACTGAAAGGGGGAGTCTCGGGCGGGGGTAGCAACCAGTTCAGACACCAAGACACGGACGAGCTCACCGCGCAGCCTACAACAGAGCGGGTCCCTGCCCGCTTCCCATTCGGTTACCCTCCGCATTATTAGCCCTGGCTCTCAGTTCGGGTAAGCCCAAGACGGCCTCCTCTACCAGGAAAGCCCTCTTATCTTCGAACGTACCCTCCGTTACCTGGCTGACACCCAAACTAACATCATTTCAGTGCCTATCGGTGCCTCTCTTGGATCTATCATCTACCCACACAGCAGACCAACACAGTGAGAATGGAGCAAACTTCGGGGTGGATTCAAAATAATACAAACCAGGTGGGCAACGTCCCGAGTCCTTTTTCCTCTATCACCTTTCCCTTCACTCTTGATCCGTCCATTTTGTTGTCCTATTCCCCGTGTACCAAGCTTGAGAGCAGATACGCCTGTCCCTATTCTGACATCAGTTTCAGCTCCCTGGGGAACATTCCGGGCAAGGGCTGCCATCAGAACTCCAACATCGTTCAGATACGGGCAGTCATGGATGGACATATGACGAGAACTCGAGCAACCATCTCGGCTACCATGACCCCAACCTTCACCACAGCATCACTAATCCCACCGACCTCTCATCCTATCAGCAGCCCGTGGCAGATGCCAGAATTCCAAGCCCTACCTACTTGCACTTGGAAACTTCCTTCGACCAGAGCTCCTCGACTCTAGAAGGCCAGTGGGTTTCGAACAGCCCAATAAGCCCGTCAGTACCTTACGGCGACATTGCCTGCACCTTCAGCTCAACCAGCAGTATTCAAACTTCGCCGATGATTTTGAGCCCAGCCAACGATCATTGGACGTATCAGTCTTTCCCGATAAACCACACATATGGAGTCTCGTTGAGCCAACCCGATTCACCCATAGTTTCGGCTCCCTTTGACGCACCACACTCTGCTCGGGAGATGCCGGCGTCATATTTTGCTGTGTGCATGATGTCCGATACCACATTACCTCTAGACCAAGGGTCGCATGACAGGTCGCTTTCTTCTTCCACGATCCCACCCGAATTCGAACCAGCACCGacacagcaccaacagcaTAATGGCAGACCTGCGAGTTTGAACCTGCGGAAGACAACAAAAGCCTCGGGTAAAGGACAGCtaccctcaccctcaacgaAAACAAAGGTGACTCCCCGATCCAAAGACTCCAAGACAGTCTCTCCAGCCAGCTCAAGTTCAATACAACCGCACAAGCAAACGAAGTCAAACGGTCCCAGCTTGCGCACTGCGACCCGCCGGTTTAGACGCACCCCTGAAGAAGCTCCACCACGACCAGGAGAGTTGGCTGAAGATCAGCGTGCCAGGGAAAATCATAATCAGGTTGAGAAGGAGTACCGGATCAGGCTGCACAAAGGCTTCGAGGAGCTACTCGAAGCGCTGTGCGCTTTGCCGGAAGAGGAAAGAGTGATAGCCCGCCACAGCAAAACGGCCGGCGGAAGTGTGAATGGAGACtatgacgacgacgacgaacaTATGGCCATCATTGGGGCCCTGCTGGACGAAAGGACTGGTCTTGGATTGCCCGCAAACAGGAACACGGGGGGcaaagggaagaagaaacagaGGAGAATGAGCAAGGCAGAGGTGCTTCAC from Podospora pseudoanserina strain CBS 124.78 chromosome 1, whole genome shotgun sequence includes:
- a CDS encoding hypothetical protein (COG:K; EggNog:ENOG503PWWN) encodes the protein MEQTSGWIQNNTNQLPGEHSGQGLPSELQHRSDTGSHGWTYDENSSNHLGYHDPNLHHSITNPTDLSSYQQPVADARIPSPTYLHLETSFDQSSSTLEGQWVSNSPISPSVPYGDIACTFSSTSSIQTSPMILSPANDHWTYQSFPINHTYGVSLSQPDSPIVSAPFDAPHSAREMPASYFAVCMMSDTTLPLDQGSHDRSLSSSTIPPEFEPAPTQHQQHNGRPASLNLRKTTKASGKGQLPSPSTKTKVTPRSKDSKTVSPASSSSIQPHKQTKSNGPSLRTATRRFRRTPEEAPPRPGELAEDQRARENHNQVEKEYRIRLHKGFEELLEALCALPEEERVIARHSKTAGGSVNGDYDDDDEHMAIIGALLDERTGLGLPANRNTGGKGKKKQRRMSKAEVLHYTCRVLKSMGDGNQKLKEEVERLRSEHDMRLKRTGSS